One Actinoplanes missouriensis 431 DNA segment encodes these proteins:
- a CDS encoding CocE/NonD family hydrolase, giving the protein MSLRRRTTVVAGALITVVTLAVGGAATAAVASPPGAPAGVTYEENPRVPEGAVWTEAYFPSADNSGVELHADVLRPANLSPRAKTPVILAVSSYFSHAGQTGPEGWTRTGPSNRFADFTSGTGLFARGYTYVMVDLRGFGGSTGCLDWVGPGEQADVKAAIRWAATQPWSTGRVGMYGKSYDAVTGLVGNNLRMPALKAVVAQEPVWDMYNYLFSNGVPRPNVTGTPNAYNSIATMGSLPDDTARYQANAAYEQSHPECLADNLTNNNNPDPDSSYWRARNLAAQARGTNTPLFVTQGFIENNTKPEDMQEFLDNHHGVERGWLGQWEHVRGNETNEQGQLLMGRAGFFDEVMRFYDRFLKGIRPAVHDPAYAIEDNTGAWRAQPTWPMRSSSTTANLSDGTYVDDGIASTLKAPAGQQWDMEHFTDAAPPTGQRLAPMTAAGDTHSYFSWSTPVASRLRITGTPQVRLRASAPGNVMVRLWDVAPDGTAVMFDENVALIERAGRVAFDLKSTDWTLEAGHQLGVQTGTIGSGNWRDTPSGNTIEITRARLDLELQNPRFDVPTQGDRSPFLDTYLRQYTRTLTAVGEGTFPLALRHRH; this is encoded by the coding sequence GTGAGCCTACGCAGACGGACAACAGTCGTCGCCGGCGCGCTGATCACGGTTGTCACTCTCGCGGTGGGTGGCGCGGCGACCGCCGCCGTCGCCTCGCCGCCGGGTGCCCCGGCAGGCGTCACATACGAGGAGAACCCCCGCGTGCCGGAGGGCGCGGTGTGGACCGAGGCCTACTTCCCCTCCGCCGACAACAGCGGTGTCGAGCTCCACGCCGACGTGTTGCGGCCGGCCAACCTGTCCCCGCGCGCCAAGACACCGGTGATCCTCGCCGTCAGCTCGTACTTCAGCCATGCCGGTCAGACCGGCCCCGAGGGCTGGACCCGCACCGGCCCGTCCAACCGCTTCGCCGACTTCACCAGCGGCACCGGCCTCTTCGCCCGCGGCTACACCTACGTCATGGTCGACCTGCGCGGCTTCGGCGGGAGCACCGGCTGCCTCGACTGGGTCGGCCCGGGTGAGCAGGCGGACGTGAAGGCCGCGATCCGGTGGGCGGCGACGCAACCGTGGTCGACCGGCAGAGTGGGCATGTACGGCAAGTCGTACGACGCCGTCACCGGGCTGGTCGGCAACAACCTGCGCATGCCGGCGCTGAAAGCCGTCGTGGCTCAGGAACCGGTGTGGGACATGTACAACTACCTGTTCAGCAACGGGGTTCCGCGGCCCAACGTGACAGGCACCCCGAACGCCTACAACAGCATCGCCACGATGGGGTCGCTGCCCGACGACACCGCCCGCTACCAGGCCAACGCGGCGTACGAGCAGAGCCACCCCGAGTGCCTCGCCGACAACCTCACCAACAACAACAATCCCGACCCGGACTCGTCCTACTGGCGCGCCCGTAACCTCGCGGCCCAGGCCAGGGGTACGAACACCCCGCTCTTCGTCACCCAGGGCTTCATCGAGAACAACACCAAGCCCGAGGACATGCAGGAGTTCCTCGACAACCACCACGGTGTCGAGCGGGGCTGGCTGGGGCAGTGGGAGCACGTCCGCGGCAATGAGACGAACGAGCAGGGGCAGCTGCTGATGGGCCGCGCCGGATTCTTCGACGAGGTCATGCGCTTCTACGACCGCTTCCTGAAGGGCATCCGCCCGGCGGTGCACGACCCGGCCTACGCCATCGAGGACAACACCGGCGCCTGGCGGGCCCAGCCGACCTGGCCGATGCGGTCGTCATCGACCACGGCGAACCTGTCCGACGGAACCTACGTCGACGACGGCATCGCCTCCACCCTGAAGGCCCCGGCCGGCCAGCAGTGGGACATGGAGCACTTCACCGATGCCGCCCCGCCCACCGGTCAACGCCTCGCGCCGATGACGGCGGCCGGCGACACGCACAGCTACTTCAGCTGGTCCACGCCCGTCGCGTCCCGGCTGCGGATCACCGGGACCCCGCAGGTCAGGCTGCGTGCAAGCGCGCCGGGCAACGTCATGGTACGGCTGTGGGACGTCGCCCCGGACGGGACCGCGGTGATGTTCGACGAGAACGTCGCGCTGATCGAACGAGCCGGCCGGGTGGCGTTCGACCTGAAGTCCACGGACTGGACCCTCGAGGCCGGCCACCAGCTGGGTGTCCAGACCGGAACGATCGGCAGCGGAAACTGGCGCGACACCCCGAGCGGCAACACCATCGAGATCACCCGCGCGCGGCTGGATCTCGAGCTGCAGAACCCGCGGTTCGACGTGCCGACCCAGGGTGACCGGTCGCCGTTCCTCGACACCTACCTGAGGCAGTACACCCGCACACTCACCGCCGTCGGCGAGGGAACCTTCCCGCTCGCCTTGCGCCACCGGCACTGA
- a CDS encoding M6 family metalloprotease domain-containing protein, with protein MTTGRRLFSALSVALLAVGGALNAVPATAAPPGADPDTPWRMRHWPQTQPWQVDEVVALGGGPAGAPQPIDPQRYELPDTMTWDDYRAVPGTDWADPAVRGSERTFNGALVLVDYPNQPFVVTQPANSTIYGNPSGVQNLDRSEVPAFYRDFLNTPGTLNRGHTIHEYWMEDSNGRFGIDLSAFGVYQMPHASHEYGIENSMQRGLGCPAGDVCGRDLRADARAAWIAAVGEQEAAAYDFVFFLSAGQDESATWQEFGQMKFTTKEDVSEEFGPPDAALPNWNATRYVEWTSWQASANIWPNATQGSSLQAESSGMSTYAHEFSHILGIGDNYNNPYGVPARRDYSGPWEMLSRGTFNGPGGPHSRWLIPGTAGASMGAQHMLRNKMKLGIVDDDAVLKLSRDALAQSGVVMTRVTARAVDPGGRRLAGINVTLDGGDRSPACSPATDPYCDGGGYQNYTLEVVDRMGFDSFTPDSGVLLAKTKDADAAPFIWTIDANPQDIDKVDFVLPDGTPQKMTIGDYRQLSDALFHAGTGSGSLFEYTDTANRLHFYVLDRKRDRHGVLSYQVAVRSLDGAGPSTRGVRASSAGARPGPSGWARCTIPIRNTGRDADVFRISAPGAVLPREVVGVAGRQPASVEVYVKGVAKVPVEVRSESNPRARAVTSCTVRR; from the coding sequence ATGACGACGGGTCGACGGCTGTTCTCGGCACTGTCCGTAGCGCTGCTCGCGGTGGGCGGTGCCCTCAACGCCGTACCGGCGACCGCCGCGCCGCCCGGCGCGGATCCGGACACACCGTGGCGCATGCGGCACTGGCCGCAGACACAGCCGTGGCAGGTCGACGAGGTGGTCGCCCTGGGCGGCGGCCCGGCCGGCGCGCCGCAGCCGATCGACCCCCAGCGCTACGAGCTGCCGGACACGATGACCTGGGACGATTATCGGGCCGTGCCGGGCACCGACTGGGCCGACCCAGCGGTGCGCGGCTCGGAACGCACCTTCAACGGCGCCCTGGTGCTGGTCGACTACCCCAACCAGCCGTTCGTGGTCACCCAGCCGGCGAACTCCACGATCTACGGCAACCCTTCCGGCGTACAGAATCTGGATCGCTCCGAAGTTCCGGCGTTCTACCGGGACTTCCTGAACACGCCGGGGACGCTCAACCGGGGCCACACCATCCACGAGTACTGGATGGAGGACTCGAACGGGCGCTTCGGGATCGACCTGAGCGCGTTCGGCGTCTACCAGATGCCGCACGCGAGTCACGAGTACGGCATCGAGAACTCCATGCAGCGTGGCCTGGGCTGCCCGGCCGGTGACGTGTGCGGCCGTGATCTGCGGGCCGACGCCCGCGCGGCCTGGATCGCCGCGGTCGGCGAGCAGGAGGCGGCCGCGTACGACTTCGTGTTCTTCCTCTCGGCCGGCCAGGACGAGTCGGCGACCTGGCAGGAGTTCGGCCAGATGAAGTTCACCACCAAGGAGGACGTCAGCGAGGAGTTCGGCCCGCCGGACGCGGCACTGCCGAACTGGAACGCGACCCGATACGTCGAATGGACGTCGTGGCAGGCCTCGGCGAACATCTGGCCGAACGCCACCCAGGGCAGTTCCCTGCAGGCGGAGAGCTCGGGCATGTCGACGTACGCGCACGAGTTCAGCCACATCCTGGGGATCGGCGACAACTACAACAATCCGTACGGCGTACCGGCGCGCCGCGATTACAGCGGACCGTGGGAGATGCTCAGCCGCGGCACCTTCAACGGACCCGGCGGACCGCACAGCCGGTGGCTGATCCCGGGAACCGCGGGCGCCTCGATGGGCGCACAGCACATGCTGCGCAACAAGATGAAGCTCGGCATCGTCGACGACGACGCGGTGCTGAAACTGTCCCGCGACGCGCTCGCCCAGTCCGGCGTCGTGATGACGCGGGTGACGGCGCGCGCGGTCGACCCCGGCGGGCGCCGGCTGGCCGGCATCAACGTGACCCTGGACGGCGGCGACCGCAGCCCCGCCTGCAGCCCCGCGACGGATCCCTACTGCGACGGCGGCGGGTACCAGAACTACACCCTCGAGGTCGTCGACCGGATGGGCTTCGACTCGTTCACCCCGGACTCCGGCGTGCTGCTGGCCAAGACGAAGGACGCGGACGCCGCGCCGTTCATCTGGACCATCGACGCCAACCCGCAGGACATCGACAAGGTCGATTTCGTGCTGCCGGACGGCACACCCCAGAAGATGACCATCGGCGACTACCGGCAGCTCTCCGATGCGCTGTTCCACGCCGGCACCGGCTCGGGCAGCCTGTTCGAGTACACGGACACGGCCAACCGGCTGCACTTCTACGTGCTCGACCGGAAGCGGGACCGGCACGGGGTGCTCTCGTACCAGGTCGCGGTGCGCTCGCTCGACGGCGCCGGGCCGTCCACCCGCGGTGTGCGGGCCTCGTCGGCCGGCGCCCGCCCCGGGCCGTCCGGCTGGGCCCGGTGCACGATCCCGATCCGCAACACCGGCCGGGACGCCGACGTCTTCCGGATCTCGGCGCCGGGAGCGGTGCTGCCCCGGGAAGTCGTCGGGGTGGCCGGGCGCCAGCCGGCTTCGGTCGAGGTCTACGTCAAGGGTGTGGCGAAGGTGCCGGTCGAGGTCAGGTCGGAGAGCAACCCGCGCGCGAGAGCCGTGACCTCCTGCACCGTGCGACGGTGA
- a CDS encoding GmrSD restriction endonuclease domain-containing protein — protein MRRVVNYIRVSYSNVSYAMWVLCRDIRNKPLNELIDILQERLEDDDDATFEGSPSRGRTGIEGLFLNQFTRRYIFHLLARITSYVEVGSGRPEQFANYVNRRVKNPFDIEHIWAADYSPYMHEYPEEQDFWDYRNHVGALLLLPADVNRSYQDKPFKAKAPHYAKQNFYAASLTASTYEHQPQFIGFADREGLPFKPYRKFGDVELGERIDLVLALTNKVWATDRLESYRA, from the coding sequence ATGCGCCGCGTGGTGAATTACATTCGCGTTTCTTACTCGAACGTTAGTTACGCGATGTGGGTGCTTTGCAGGGACATCCGCAACAAACCCTTGAATGAGCTGATCGACATCCTTCAGGAGCGTCTCGAGGATGACGACGACGCCACTTTCGAAGGCAGCCCATCTCGAGGCAGAACCGGCATCGAAGGACTCTTCTTAAACCAATTCACCCGCCGGTACATCTTTCACTTACTGGCCCGAATAACCTCTTATGTCGAGGTCGGTTCCGGCAGACCTGAGCAGTTCGCAAACTATGTGAATCGGCGAGTCAAGAACCCGTTCGACATCGAGCACATCTGGGCAGCCGACTACTCTCCTTATATGCACGAATATCCAGAGGAACAGGATTTCTGGGACTACCGCAATCATGTGGGCGCCCTGCTACTACTTCCTGCCGACGTCAACCGAAGCTACCAGGACAAGCCATTCAAGGCCAAGGCTCCGCACTACGCCAAGCAGAATTTTTACGCCGCTAGCCTTACCGCCTCAACCTATGAACATCAGCCTCAGTTCATCGGTTTTGCCGACCGTGAAGGGCTGCCGTTCAAGCCTTACCGAAAATTCGGCGATGTCGAGTTGGGTGAGCGGATCGATTTAGTGCTCGCCTTGACCAATAAAGTCTGGGCCACTGATCGACTGGAGAGTTATCGGGCCTGA
- a CDS encoding GNAT family N-acetyltransferase, with amino-acid sequence MEDVTVRFLDGEADAGVLRRLYEAVLVPSFSPGEREPLDRLRRVLAADELRGAIALAPDGEPVGALFLEWFGDIRAALLCYFAVRPDLRGRGIGQRLVAVAGPHWRATLRPHVVFAEAEDPLRPAGGSSVSKDEDPTADYGDDDARLRLYAGFGGRRVPVPYLLPELSPGAGRLSGLLFLVIESDDEVSPTPDRIRSTIVSDFVVRYFARLEGAQKAGPLSPQEADRQGDPHRADDDDRLRQLLAACSRAGFLPLLPL; translated from the coding sequence GTGGAGGACGTGACGGTTCGCTTCCTCGACGGTGAGGCTGACGCCGGGGTCCTGCGCCGGCTCTACGAGGCGGTTCTGGTGCCGAGCTTCAGTCCCGGCGAGCGCGAACCCCTCGACAGGCTACGGCGGGTGCTGGCCGCCGACGAGCTGCGCGGGGCGATCGCGCTGGCGCCGGACGGGGAGCCGGTCGGCGCGTTGTTCCTGGAGTGGTTCGGTGACATCCGGGCCGCGCTGCTCTGCTACTTTGCGGTACGGCCGGACCTGCGCGGGCGTGGCATCGGGCAGCGGCTCGTCGCCGTCGCCGGCCCGCACTGGCGGGCGACGCTCCGGCCGCACGTCGTCTTCGCCGAGGCCGAGGACCCCCTACGCCCGGCCGGCGGCAGCAGCGTGAGCAAGGACGAGGACCCGACCGCCGACTACGGCGATGATGACGCTCGGTTGCGGCTCTACGCCGGGTTCGGCGGCCGCCGAGTGCCGGTCCCCTATCTGCTGCCCGAGCTGTCACCCGGCGCCGGACGCCTGAGCGGCCTCCTCTTTCTCGTCATCGAGTCCGACGACGAGGTTAGCCCCACCCCGGACCGCATCCGGAGCACGATCGTCAGCGACTTCGTGGTCCGCTACTTCGCCCGCCTCGAAGGCGCCCAGAAAGCCGGCCCGCTAAGCCCTCAGGAAGCCGACCGGCAAGGCGACCCGCACCGCGCGGACGACGACGACCGGCTGCGGCAACTGCTGGCGGCCTGCAGCCGCGCCGGCTTCCTCCCGCTCCTGCCCCTCTGA